Proteins from one Prevotella sp. E2-28 genomic window:
- a CDS encoding nucleoside recognition domain-containing protein, with the protein MVLNYIWIAFFVIAFVVALVRLIFFGDFGVFPAMMDSTFSSSKTAFEISLGLTGVLSLWLGVMKIGEKGGVVNVLSRLLSPIFVRLFPDVPKGHPVTGSIFMNIAANMLGLDNAATPLGLKAMEQLQDINPKKDTASNPMIMFLVLNTSGLTLIPVSILVYRAQMGAAQPTDVFIPILLATFFSTIMGVLITSIFQRINLFNRVIILTLGGACLLVSGIIWGFSRLDSETMNIVSTTAANILLMTIIMAFILAGVFKKVNVYDAFIEGAKDGFTTAIRIIPYLVAILVGIGVFRASGAMDYLIQCIGEGVEAIGLNGDFVAALPTALMKPLSGSGARGMMVDAMTTYGADSFVGRLSCIFQGSTDTTFYILAVYFGSVGIRYTRHAVACGLLADLAGIIAAIFISYLFFA; encoded by the coding sequence ATGGTACTGAATTACATTTGGATAGCATTTTTCGTTATCGCCTTTGTCGTTGCACTTGTGCGACTGATCTTCTTCGGTGATTTCGGAGTATTTCCGGCAATGATGGACTCCACGTTCTCATCGTCGAAAACAGCTTTTGAAATCTCACTGGGTCTAACTGGTGTCCTGTCGCTTTGGTTAGGTGTGATGAAAATCGGCGAAAAGGGTGGCGTAGTCAATGTGTTGTCGCGCTTATTGTCGCCTATCTTTGTGCGCCTCTTCCCTGACGTACCCAAAGGACATCCCGTTACGGGCAGCATCTTCATGAATATTGCAGCCAATATGCTGGGACTTGATAATGCTGCTACGCCATTGGGACTGAAAGCCATGGAGCAGTTGCAGGACATCAATCCGAAAAAAGACACGGCTTCAAACCCTATGATTATGTTCTTGGTGCTCAATACCAGTGGTTTGACGCTGATTCCAGTATCCATCCTCGTCTATCGCGCCCAGATGGGGGCAGCCCAGCCTACAGATGTATTCATCCCCATACTGCTGGCTACGTTCTTCTCAACGATTATGGGCGTGCTCATTACCTCCATCTTCCAGCGCATTAACCTGTTCAACCGTGTTATCATACTGACATTAGGCGGTGCCTGTCTGTTGGTATCAGGCATCATCTGGGGATTTAGTCGCTTGGACAGCGAGACGATGAATATTGTAAGCACCACCGCAGCCAATATTCTGCTCATGACGATTATCATGGCCTTTATCCTGGCAGGTGTATTCAAGAAAGTTAACGTTTATGATGCCTTCATCGAAGGTGCCAAGGACGGTTTTACTACTGCCATCCGCATCATACCTTATCTGGTAGCTATCTTGGTTGGCATCGGTGTGTTCCGTGCTTCTGGTGCTATGGATTACCTGATTCAGTGTATCGGCGAAGGTGTTGAAGCTATAGGCCTGAATGGTGATTTCGTAGCAGCCCTGCCTACAGCGTTGATGAAGCCTTTGTCGGGTAGTGGTGCCCGTGGGATGATGGTGGATGCGATGACCACCTATGGTGCCGATTCCTTTGTTGGTCGTCTGTCGTGCATCTTTCAGGGCAGCACCGATACTACGTTCTATATCCTTGCCGTTTACTTCGGTAGTGTAGGCATCCGTTATACCCGTCATGCTGTGGCTTGCGGCTTGCTGGCCGACTTGGCAGGTATCATTGCTGCGATATTTATCTCGTATCTATTCTTTGCATAA
- a CDS encoding LruC domain-containing protein, giving the protein MANFTKIFAGMAIAALVATMGSCRRMVIDTGQWREIIQQNYLIDSVDQLHTWDLLKTRAIRVSVKLTDSTITRAQILSGNPYTTENVEILADRFCTNYSVVSPTFTVPATTTEFWVAAVNSQGKYYVMPVGDESSIVLGGPEVITSGVLNRPSYQTFTYLFEEDYPLPGDFDFNDVVLRISQQPKAQNILKLTVTLAAVGATKQIGAAIRLPQLNYSDVEKVTIDEGARFDEGYGVQRYFISDDEVLVEGRDGSAVINLFDDAHWCLSREVKNGQVARMYYNTRTYEVKDESTTVPTVSRTYNIYLREGLDASFYQLADIDPFIIENSSSLVVEVHTFKHKYDEAIWHYTNGPGGEDDMVPWALLVPDGDFHYPVEGMFLGRYRDGESTGAYSRWGHSFGEWGRDHTKSQDWWLYNNATKSQVY; this is encoded by the coding sequence ATGGCAAACTTTACAAAGATATTTGCAGGTATGGCTATTGCAGCCCTTGTTGCGACGATGGGGTCGTGCAGGAGGATGGTGATAGATACTGGCCAGTGGCGAGAAATCATACAGCAAAACTACCTGATTGACTCTGTAGATCAACTACATACTTGGGATTTATTAAAGACGCGTGCCATACGTGTTAGCGTCAAACTAACCGATAGCACCATCACCCGTGCGCAGATTCTCAGTGGCAATCCATATACTACTGAGAATGTAGAGATACTGGCAGATCGTTTCTGCACGAATTATTCGGTTGTGAGTCCCACCTTTACTGTTCCTGCCACGACTACGGAGTTCTGGGTGGCAGCCGTTAATAGTCAAGGAAAGTATTATGTCATGCCTGTTGGCGATGAGAGCAGCATCGTTCTTGGTGGACCGGAAGTGATTACTTCTGGTGTGTTAAACCGTCCGAGCTATCAGACCTTTACCTATCTTTTTGAGGAAGATTATCCACTTCCTGGCGACTTCGACTTTAATGATGTGGTGCTGCGCATCTCGCAGCAGCCAAAAGCCCAAAATATACTGAAACTCACGGTTACATTGGCTGCCGTTGGTGCCACCAAGCAGATTGGTGCCGCCATTCGTCTGCCCCAACTGAATTACAGCGACGTGGAAAAGGTTACTATTGACGAAGGTGCCAGATTTGATGAAGGCTACGGCGTTCAGCGTTATTTTATCAGCGATGACGAAGTGCTGGTTGAAGGGCGCGATGGCTCTGCGGTCATCAACCTCTTTGACGATGCCCACTGGTGTTTGAGTCGTGAAGTGAAGAATGGACAGGTGGCACGTATGTATTACAACACACGAACCTATGAAGTAAAAGACGAGAGTACTACCGTTCCCACCGTCTCGCGCACGTACAATATATATCTTCGCGAAGGACTGGATGCTTCTTTCTATCAACTGGCCGACATTGACCCCTTCATCATTGAGAACAGTAGCAGCCTGGTTGTTGAAGTCCATACCTTCAAGCACAAATACGATGAAGCCATTTGGCATTACACCAACGGTCCTGGCGGCGAAGACGATATGGTGCCTTGGGCTTTATTAGTGCCCGATGGAGACTTTCATTATCCTGTAGAAGGTATGTTCCTAGGGCGTTATCGCGACGGCGAGAGTACAGGAGCCTACAGCCGTTGGGGACATTCTTTCGGTGAATGGGGCCGCGACCATACCAAGTCGCAAGACTGGTGGCTCTATAATAACGCCACGAAATCGCAGGTATATTAA
- a CDS encoding BlaI/MecI/CopY family transcriptional regulator: protein MKRLTTKEREIMELYWQHGPMFVKELLEYYDEPRPHFNTLSTTVRILEKKGFLDHKQYGTSYQYFPTITEKEYGRSSLTGIIKDYFNDSYMSAVSAFVKEEKISVDELRELIEKIEASED, encoded by the coding sequence ATGAAAAGGCTGACCACGAAAGAAAGGGAAATCATGGAACTGTACTGGCAGCACGGTCCTATGTTCGTCAAGGAGCTCTTGGAGTACTACGACGAGCCACGTCCTCACTTCAATACATTGTCCACCACTGTACGCATCCTCGAAAAGAAAGGTTTCCTAGATCACAAGCAGTATGGCACCTCCTATCAGTATTTCCCTACTATTACGGAGAAAGAATACGGACGCTCCAGTCTCACGGGTATCATCAAGGACTACTTTAATGATTCCTATATGAGTGCCGTCTCTGCCTTTGTGAAGGAAGAGAAGATTTCCGTTGACGAACTTCGTGAACTCATAGAGAAAATAGAAGCATCAGAAGATTGA
- a CDS encoding M56 family metallopeptidase → MLEFLIYDLKVAVLVAVFYMFYRLLLSRETFHSVNRMVLLFTAIASFVLPLCVITIHHTVVVEAAPAASIDFGEMMAVVEEPRMPFWQMAAFAAFFIGMVVTLAYTLISVLRVCLLIHRSEKHPQQDGTVVCVANGDVSPFSWMRYIVLSRSDYEVQNASILAHERGHIRRRHSLDLILVDTLTSLQWFNPAMWMLRQDLRAIHEYEADAAVLSQGINMRQYQYLLIQKAVSHCGYSVANGISHSTLKNRINMMLHKNSSRASLLKLLALVPIVGVALALQAETVNEYVFTEKTQNPPQKIVKKGKANKQVKIGNKTIEVKAKQKAKQDEKPATIESTRIVISETPSEHEPLLILDGKVATREQVKALNQDEIGDMNVLKPGDEDLLRAYGKHYNADTSNGIVFIRTKAHIEEKATSKERSVVVVVKAKKPQTLEEAATQGDIAIGAIDYDKPEKPFDVVEQMPELPDSTSKQ, encoded by the coding sequence ATGTTGGAGTTTCTGATATACGACCTGAAAGTGGCTGTACTGGTGGCAGTATTCTATATGTTCTACCGCCTATTGCTGAGCCGCGAGACATTCCACAGCGTAAACCGCATGGTGCTGCTTTTCACAGCCATCGCATCCTTTGTGCTGCCCCTGTGCGTCATCACCATACACCACACAGTGGTGGTAGAAGCCGCGCCCGCTGCGTCTATCGACTTTGGTGAAATGATGGCCGTAGTAGAAGAGCCCAGGATGCCTTTCTGGCAGATGGCAGCCTTTGCCGCCTTTTTCATTGGCATGGTGGTTACCTTGGCTTACACACTAATCAGTGTGCTCCGTGTTTGTCTGCTTATTCATCGTAGCGAAAAGCACCCGCAGCAAGATGGTACCGTTGTCTGCGTGGCCAATGGTGACGTGTCGCCATTCAGCTGGATGCGCTACATCGTACTTTCTCGGAGCGACTACGAGGTTCAAAATGCCTCTATTCTCGCTCATGAACGGGGACATATCCGTCGGCGTCATTCGCTCGACCTTATCCTCGTTGATACCCTCACCTCCCTGCAATGGTTCAACCCTGCTATGTGGATGCTACGCCAGGATCTGCGCGCCATTCACGAGTATGAAGCCGATGCAGCGGTACTCTCTCAAGGCATCAATATGCGTCAGTATCAGTATCTGCTTATCCAAAAAGCCGTGAGCCACTGCGGGTACTCAGTAGCCAACGGTATCAGTCATAGTACCCTTAAAAACCGCATAAATATGATGCTACATAAGAATTCAAGTCGTGCCAGCTTGTTGAAGCTGCTCGCATTAGTCCCCATCGTTGGTGTTGCCCTTGCTTTGCAGGCAGAAACCGTCAATGAGTATGTGTTCACAGAAAAGACACAGAATCCTCCGCAGAAGATTGTCAAGAAGGGCAAGGCCAACAAGCAGGTGAAGATAGGCAATAAGACCATCGAAGTGAAGGCTAAACAGAAGGCCAAACAAGATGAAAAGCCCGCAACTATTGAATCAACCAGAATCGTTATTTCTGAAACACCCTCTGAGCACGAACCCTTACTTATCCTTGACGGAAAAGTTGCCACAAGAGAACAGGTAAAGGCACTCAATCAGGATGAAATCGGTGACATGAATGTTTTGAAACCTGGAGACGAAGATCTTTTAAGAGCGTATGGCAAGCATTACAATGCCGATACTTCTAACGGTATTGTCTTCATCCGCACAAAAGCTCATATAGAAGAGAAAGCGACTTCCAAGGAAAGATCTGTTGTCGTTGTCGTGAAAGCCAAGAAGCCACAGACGCTCGAAGAAGCCGCTACACAGGGCGATATCGCCATCGGTGCCATTGACTATGACAAACCTGAGAAGCCCTTCGACGTAGTAGAACAGATGCCTGAGCTCCCTGACAGTACGTCTAAACAATAG
- a CDS encoding alpha-L-arabinofuranosidase C-terminal domain-containing protein, which produces MKLRIFLLLATSIFANICGIAQNKVFIYSPNPGAGLHIASEEGGKWKDLGQLCSSDYGTWGVEKKMYRPSLCRATDGSWRLVFQVNDRAPLFAASYSKDLITWRPQDYPFVSAKKCLSPVVTPAGNFFSVCYKTGDNSIRCITGSNDFRHFYGDVAVSSVNEKMWQRDSIDINGQRIDGQYFSLTDKELNAIRSHFAERAQDGRLSNERMHDDAQNLKLPAIMEATLTVFPNEEKPISDKLIGIFFEDISYAADGGLYAELIQNRDFEYTARDHRGWNATTAWHSSRPIEIATEHPLHPNNPHYALIWPDTLWNEGWDGIVVEKGKKYDFSMYVLAGGQKQDFLIQLTTDDGTVLAQSKLKTRATDWQQYATVLTAKASAEKARLIIIPLKAAHVGIDMVSLFPKETFMNRKNGLRKDLAQVIADLHPKFVRFPGGCMSHGQGLENIYHWNHTVGPLQERKPDFNIWNYHQTRGLGFFEYFQFCEDIGAEPLPVLAAGVPCQNSANNAEGIGGQQGGIPMSDMPAYIEEICNLIEWANGDPATNEWAKMRADAGHPAPFNLKYLGLGNEDIISTVYEERYEMLCKAIRERYPDIKICGTVGPFHTPSADYLEGWDFTKKHPDLQFMVDEHYYESTGWFMNHRDYYDSYDRSAAKVYLGEWAASTRAKRPNVETALAEALYLTDIERNGDVVEMTSYAPMLSKDGHSNWNPDMIYFSNTNIRTTPAYEIQRIFSVYGGDRYISSKFIVHSSKLNEGEANSEIAHRIGASVVRDSKTGKQYLKLVNALPSTLKIRVDGIQTPTSVKCLQFTGAIDDQKAKAVEIETNEPTSLPPYSLRVIEL; this is translated from the coding sequence ATGAAACTTAGAATTTTCCTACTACTCGCAACATCAATATTTGCGAACATCTGTGGTATAGCACAGAACAAGGTTTTTATCTATTCGCCCAACCCTGGTGCGGGCCTGCATATCGCCTCTGAAGAAGGCGGCAAATGGAAGGACTTGGGACAGCTTTGTTCTTCTGACTATGGCACATGGGGTGTTGAGAAAAAGATGTATCGTCCTTCTCTCTGTCGTGCCACCGACGGCTCGTGGCGACTGGTATTCCAAGTCAACGACCGTGCGCCGCTCTTTGCAGCTTCCTATAGTAAGGACCTCATTACCTGGCGTCCACAAGACTATCCTTTCGTGTCGGCAAAGAAGTGTCTGAGCCCCGTGGTGACACCAGCAGGTAATTTCTTCAGCGTCTGCTACAAGACCGGCGACAATTCTATTCGCTGCATCACCGGCTCTAACGACTTCCGTCATTTCTATGGTGATGTTGCCGTCTCTTCTGTCAATGAGAAGATGTGGCAACGCGACTCTATCGATATCAACGGACAACGCATTGACGGACAATACTTTTCACTCACCGACAAAGAGTTGAATGCGATCCGTAGCCACTTCGCAGAACGGGCTCAAGATGGACGATTAAGCAATGAGCGTATGCATGATGACGCACAGAACCTGAAGTTGCCCGCCATAATGGAAGCCACCCTGACGGTCTTTCCCAATGAAGAAAAGCCCATCAGCGACAAGCTCATCGGCATCTTCTTTGAGGATATCAGCTATGCTGCAGATGGTGGCCTTTATGCCGAACTCATTCAGAATCGCGACTTTGAATACACGGCTCGCGACCATCGTGGTTGGAATGCAACCACTGCCTGGCATTCTTCAAGACCAATAGAGATTGCCACAGAACACCCGTTACATCCCAACAACCCGCATTATGCACTCATCTGGCCTGACACGCTATGGAACGAGGGATGGGATGGCATCGTCGTGGAAAAAGGCAAGAAGTATGATTTTTCCATGTATGTCCTCGCTGGTGGTCAGAAGCAAGACTTCTTGATTCAATTGACAACTGATGACGGAACCGTTCTGGCCCAAAGCAAATTAAAAACCCGTGCTACGGACTGGCAGCAGTATGCCACCGTGCTCACTGCCAAGGCTAGCGCAGAAAAGGCTCGATTGATTATCATTCCCTTGAAGGCTGCCCACGTAGGTATAGACATGGTGTCGCTCTTTCCTAAAGAGACATTTATGAACCGCAAGAACGGCCTTCGCAAGGATCTGGCACAGGTCATTGCCGACCTGCATCCTAAGTTCGTACGCTTCCCCGGTGGCTGTATGAGTCACGGTCAGGGTCTGGAAAACATCTATCACTGGAATCATACTGTAGGCCCACTGCAAGAACGCAAGCCCGACTTCAACATCTGGAACTATCACCAGACGCGCGGACTAGGCTTCTTCGAGTATTTCCAGTTCTGCGAGGATATTGGTGCTGAGCCTCTGCCCGTATTAGCTGCAGGTGTGCCTTGTCAGAACTCTGCCAATAATGCTGAGGGCATTGGTGGACAGCAAGGCGGCATCCCCATGTCAGATATGCCTGCCTATATTGAGGAAATCTGCAACCTCATTGAATGGGCCAATGGCGATCCTGCCACCAACGAGTGGGCTAAGATGCGTGCCGATGCAGGTCATCCTGCTCCCTTCAATCTGAAATACCTTGGACTGGGCAATGAGGACATCATCTCTACAGTCTATGAGGAACGTTACGAGATGCTCTGCAAGGCTATCCGTGAGCGCTATCCCGACATCAAGATCTGTGGCACCGTAGGTCCCTTCCACACACCATCTGCCGACTACCTTGAAGGCTGGGACTTCACCAAGAAGCACCCCGACTTGCAATTCATGGTCGATGAACACTACTATGAGAGTACGGGCTGGTTTATGAACCATCGTGATTACTATGACAGTTATGACCGTTCGGCTGCCAAAGTCTATCTGGGTGAGTGGGCCGCTTCTACCCGCGCCAAGCGTCCTAATGTAGAAACAGCATTGGCCGAAGCCCTTTATCTTACAGATATAGAGCGTAATGGCGACGTGGTGGAGATGACCTCTTATGCACCTATGCTAAGTAAGGATGGTCACTCGAACTGGAACCCAGATATGATTTACTTCTCGAACACCAATATCCGCACGACACCAGCTTACGAGATTCAGCGCATCTTCAGCGTCTATGGCGGAGACCGGTATATCAGTTCAAAGTTCATAGTTCATAGTTCAAAGTTAAATGAAGGCGAAGCCAACTCTGAAATAGCCCATCGCATTGGTGCCAGCGTGGTGCGTGACTCGAAGACGGGCAAGCAATATCTGAAGTTAGTAAATGCTTTGCCTAGCACGTTGAAGATTCGTGTAGATGGTATTCAGACTCCTACCAGCGTAAAATGTCTGCAGTTCACAGGCGCTATCGATGACCAAAAAGCCAAGGCCGTGGAAATAGAAACCAATGAGCCCACATCCCTGCCCCCCTACTCTCTGCGTGTCATAGAATTATAG
- a CDS encoding DUF4842 domain-containing protein: protein MKKSLITILSVVALTVIGCSHDDDLRIYTEQEKISNALEKLEIDSIDPNQDWSMTSQASAFITVQGDYDETYDVTIYSNDPLVDGSGYVLAQGNIKSGDTFETAFEYASVDTRLMVSVADHHGYTTYRYVPVVEGVMKATIGETANSRSSRSMATPSVPHLSNIPNQAYVNTYLEGAQEPNDANCYDNYKAWVDGEAGHYAIGEFTVNDWELQGNDKQFWVDNVQQFTWWNFSYYGVSTREAAWEIVVQRCVNNGHSNWLKWVDGTEGHWVYGSNYVDHFKITGTWNKTIAVVATEGLTNGVPNHCERSVVVTGTWNLNDNQRVGSRGLIIVANGGKLTIPKDKQLELVNQSRLVVLPGGTVSGEGQILVTNGNEAGYENYNGGTINVGIFNNNFGKFYNYNKLIAYEYRAGGQESNFYNHGVVNIDHSAIYNNDWYTEKNAPNARIFNACQWYCKNDMSARNIEMASGSYMYVGRELVMSSSYDGTSDPTYVSLAAGSLIQAGWLNNNGTIWQGPTNGYAVVELGKVKYLNWDNDGPLTSGYFANNIAVSVETKDNKCMGKTEENAYQAFQKYVANGLGTNGNTSMVGNGGVVMIQKGKANVQIPSSDGFKLGETGCTPGYNGTPQPQTENRPAVWTYAYEDTPLGDYDMNDVVLKVSYHYDEDTKTVDKNYLDIVLCCTGATLNLKAYLGERELFGGMEVHQFFNQKTGTMVNTGHGPDMEVVSSTLKTPSGFSFADADFWIDSPLVLGGVHIAKKGQDPHGIAVPADWEWPAEYVCIKDAYPNFVEFAKDAATTDETVKGWYKKTDTNPVEDKIYK from the coding sequence ATGAAGAAAAGTCTGATAACAATATTGTCTGTAGTGGCTCTTACCGTCATTGGCTGTTCGCATGATGATGATTTAAGGATATATACCGAACAGGAAAAGATATCAAATGCCTTGGAAAAACTCGAGATTGATTCTATTGATCCCAATCAGGACTGGAGCATGACTTCGCAAGCCAGTGCCTTTATTACCGTTCAGGGCGACTATGACGAGACCTATGACGTTACCATTTATTCTAACGACCCCTTGGTTGATGGCAGCGGATATGTCTTGGCACAAGGCAATATCAAGAGTGGCGACACTTTTGAGACAGCATTTGAGTATGCTTCGGTTGACACACGTCTGATGGTCAGCGTGGCCGATCATCATGGCTATACCACCTATCGTTATGTGCCCGTTGTTGAGGGCGTGATGAAAGCCACGATAGGTGAAACAGCAAATTCACGTTCTTCACGCTCAATGGCCACTCCCAGTGTGCCTCATCTGAGCAATATTCCTAATCAGGCATACGTGAACACCTATCTGGAGGGTGCTCAGGAACCTAATGATGCCAATTGTTATGACAACTACAAGGCATGGGTTGATGGTGAAGCAGGACATTATGCCATTGGTGAGTTCACAGTTAATGACTGGGAGCTGCAAGGTAACGACAAGCAGTTCTGGGTAGATAACGTACAGCAGTTTACGTGGTGGAACTTTAGCTATTATGGCGTAAGTACACGTGAGGCAGCTTGGGAAATAGTGGTACAGCGTTGTGTCAACAATGGTCATAGCAACTGGTTGAAATGGGTTGATGGCACAGAGGGGCATTGGGTATATGGCTCTAACTACGTAGATCATTTTAAGATTACCGGCACATGGAACAAGACGATTGCCGTGGTGGCTACAGAGGGGCTGACCAATGGTGTGCCCAATCATTGCGAGCGCTCAGTGGTGGTAACAGGTACATGGAACCTGAACGACAACCAGCGCGTGGGAAGTCGTGGACTGATTATCGTGGCCAATGGTGGCAAGCTGACCATTCCTAAAGACAAGCAACTGGAGTTGGTTAATCAGTCGCGACTGGTTGTATTGCCTGGCGGTACGGTGAGCGGTGAAGGTCAGATTCTTGTAACGAATGGTAATGAGGCTGGCTATGAGAACTATAATGGCGGTACCATCAATGTGGGTATCTTCAATAACAACTTCGGAAAGTTCTATAACTACAATAAACTGATTGCCTACGAATATCGTGCCGGTGGTCAGGAAAGCAACTTCTACAACCACGGTGTTGTAAACATTGACCATTCTGCTATTTACAACAACGACTGGTACACAGAGAAGAATGCCCCCAACGCACGTATCTTCAATGCCTGCCAGTGGTACTGTAAGAACGATATGTCGGCACGAAATATCGAGATGGCTTCTGGCTCGTATATGTATGTAGGACGCGAACTCGTGATGAGCAGCAGCTACGACGGCACTTCTGATCCTACCTATGTTAGTCTGGCTGCCGGTTCACTGATACAGGCTGGTTGGCTTAACAACAACGGCACCATCTGGCAAGGTCCTACCAATGGCTATGCAGTAGTGGAACTTGGAAAGGTGAAGTATCTGAACTGGGACAACGATGGTCCGCTGACAAGTGGCTATTTTGCCAATAACATTGCCGTGAGCGTAGAAACCAAGGATAATAAGTGCATGGGAAAGACTGAAGAGAATGCTTATCAGGCTTTCCAGAAATATGTGGCAAACGGTCTGGGCACCAATGGTAACACCTCCATGGTGGGCAATGGCGGCGTCGTGATGATACAGAAAGGAAAGGCCAATGTGCAGATTCCAAGTAGCGACGGGTTTAAACTGGGCGAGACTGGATGTACTCCTGGCTATAATGGCACGCCACAGCCACAAACAGAGAATCGTCCTGCCGTATGGACCTATGCTTATGAGGATACACCCTTGGGCGACTATGATATGAATGATGTGGTGCTGAAGGTAAGCTATCATTACGATGAGGATACAAAGACGGTAGATAAGAACTACCTTGACATTGTGCTTTGCTGCACAGGTGCTACGTTGAACCTGAAAGCTTATCTGGGCGAGCGTGAGCTCTTCGGAGGCATGGAGGTGCATCAGTTCTTTAATCAGAAGACCGGTACGATGGTCAACACTGGTCATGGTCCTGATATGGAAGTCGTATCATCTACGCTGAAAACGCCTAGTGGCTTCTCGTTTGCCGATGCCGACTTCTGGATTGACTCGCCCTTGGTACTTGGTGGCGTTCATATAGCAAAGAAGGGGCAGGATCCTCATGGTATCGCAGTGCCCGCTGACTGGGAATGGCCTGCTGAGTATGTATGTATCAAGGATGCCTATCCAAACTTCGTGGAGTTTGCCAAGGATGCAGCCACTACCGATGAAACGGTGAAAGGCTGGTATAAGAAGACCGACACCAATCCTGTGGAAGATAAGATTTATAAGTAA